One genomic segment of Gossypium arboreum isolate Shixiya-1 chromosome 3, ASM2569848v2, whole genome shotgun sequence includes these proteins:
- the LOC108475014 gene encoding receptor-like protein EIX1, whose protein sequence is MVDPSNRLSSWKGQNCCSWYGIDCSDSFHVTAIDLRNPKPDSLILDMNSQLVSTSDVPSTALTGTIPPSLFSLTHLRYLDLSFNNFSFSKVPLGFSNLTGLTYLNLSNVMFNGSITTQFSNLTSLMELDLSCSSSIVDYSSIYYTLSSTSTIHEGSQYSYMNRGNLYAPNLSWLQRLNNLRKLKLCGVDLYKASRSNLWAKSVSTLSRLRLLKLSNCRISGEVPVEQLLNLTKLSELYMDYNFLASKIPSKLANLTSLSVLDLTRSNLQGHIPYLPQVKTLYVGNNSDVMVDLHSMFAVPWPRLESIDISSTHVTGSIPPSIANITSLVDFIAYSSLIQGRIPASMMNLSRLEKLRLDMNNISGEISPSISNLKSLQLLSLLQNSFHGLIPDTICSISSLRCLLLAGNSFTGNIPNCIGQLNELSYLEVSSNKMNGSIPSLSSFFRNSAPYLLILGFSGLTVKVDQQPFPPRFQPQLLSLDSCNIGGKIPDFISNLTKLVFLSLSNNSLSGTIPSWLFNLPNLGYLDLSFNRLQGVIPPSIKLKSFFMQTTLKLRNNLLHGLIPQQLENIQALDLSANNFTGNVPAEVGLGNIRYLALSDNKLFGRVPFSLCQENCELMLLDLSSNNLFGTIPTSFGNCSSLVYLNLGSNNLTGGIPEELQGAKRLSFLNISGNHFDGPFPAVVHRLERISVIDMGNNKLSGKIPEFIGDLKDLRILLLEFNSFNGSIPEEINALENLQFIGFSNNQLSGPIPEKLSGLKTIINRPKDRNLLGFIISQLYIGVQVNLVAKGLSMQLDMVRTYNNELDLSCNNLTGNLPSELGHLQGLYALNLSHNRLSGNIPTAIGNISLLESLDLSYNNLSGEIPVSLALLDPLSTLNLAHNNLSGEIPTSPHFDTLSRDGLAYIGNKFLCGAPDGIHCDREDFPTPESSESEHSEEQSGEWKMVLALAFAVLALAFAGYVVGFWGLFGVVYLVNEKWRKAYWASVDRIVDGIIRCRKIRVSSVKPVIFSSFYLFVF, encoded by the coding sequence ATGGTAGACCCTTCAAATCGTTTATCTTCATGGAAAGGCCAAAACTGCTGCAGCTGGTATGGAATCGACTGTTCGGACTCGTTTCATGTGACAGCCATTGACCTTCGAAATCCCAAACCAGACAGCCTTATTCTGGACATGAATTCCCAACTTGTTTCAACGTCTGATGTCCCATCTACTGCTCTTACTGGAACCATCCCCCCTTCTTTGTTCTCCCTTACTCATCTCAGATACCTTGACCTCAGTTTCAACAACTTCAGTTTCTCAAAGGTTCCTTTAGGATTCTCAAATCTCACTGGACTCACGTATCTCAATCTATCGAATGTTATGTTCAATGGTTCCATTACAACCCAGTTTTCCAACCTTACTTCCCTGATGGAACTTGATCTTTCTTGCTCTTCGAGCATTGTCGACTACTCATCAATTTACTATACCTTGTCATCTACCTCGACAATTCATGAAGGTTCTCAATACTCATACATGAATCGAGGCAATTTGTATGCACCAAATTTGAGTTGGTTGCAAAGGTTGAATAATCTCAGAAAACTAAAACTGTGTGGTGTGGATTTATACAAAGCATCTCGATCAAACCTGTGGGCTAAATCGGTATCGACTCTTTCCAGGCTGAGGTTGCTTAAGCTGTCTAATTGTAGGATTTCTGGGGAGGTTCCAGTTGAACAACTTCTCAACCTCACTAAATTATCTGAATTGTACATGGACTACAACTTCTTGGCGTCGAAAATCCCGAGTAAGTTGGCCAATCTCACCTCCCTCTCAGTCCTAGACCTCACCAGATCGAACCTACAAGGTCATATCCCTTACCTTCCTCAAGTAAAGACACTTTATGTGGGAAACAACTCTGATGTTATGGTTGATCTCCATTCAATGTTTGCAGTCCCATGGCCTCGATTAGAATCAATCGACATATCATCTACTCATGTCACTGGATCCATCCCACCCTCCATCGCCAACATCACCTCATTAGTTGATTTCATAGCATACAGCAGTTTGATTCAAGGACGGATACCTGCCTCCATGATGAACCTTTCAAGGTTGGAAAAATTGCGTCTAGATATGAACAACATAAGTGGTGAGATTTCACCATCAATATCCAATTTAAAAAGCCTGCAACTTCTATCTTTGCTTCAGAACTCTTTTCATGGATTGATCCCGGACACAATTTGTAGTATCTCCTCTCTCAGGTGTCTATTGTTAGCAGGCAACTCTTTTACCGGAAACATTCCAAATTGCATAGGCCAGCTCAATGAGCTCAGCTACCTTGAGGTTAGTTCCAACAAGATGAATGGATCAATCCCTTCATTGTCATCTTTTTTCAGAAACTCAGCTCCATATCTCTTAATTCTGGGATTTAGTGGGCTAACTGTGAAAGTAGACCAACAACCATTTCCACCAAGGTTTCAACCACAGTTGTTGTCCCTTGATTCATGTAACATAGGAGGCAAAATCCCAGATTTTATATCAAACCTGACCAAACTAGTATTTTTAAGTTTGTCCAATAACAGTCTATCAGGGACAATTCCTTCTTGGCTGTTCAATCTTCCCAATTTAGGCTACTTAGATCTTTCTTTCAACAGGCTCCAAGGTGTCATCCCACCTAGCATTAAGCTAAAGTCATTTTTCATGCAGACAACACTTAAATTAAGAAACAATCTGCTTCACGGATTGATCCCTCAGCAGCTCGAGAATATTCAAGCTTTGGATTTATCAGCGAACAATTTCACAGGCAACGTTCCTGCAGAGGTTGGACTAGGCAACATTAGGTACTTGGCACTCTCTGATAATAAACTTTTTGGTCGGGTCCCATTCTCTTTATGTCAAGAAAACTGTGAGCTTATGCTGCTAGATCTTTCCAGCAACAACTTGTTCGGAACCATTCCGACCAGCTTCGGAAATTGCAGCTCTTTAGTGTATCTAAACCTCGGCTCGAACAATCTTACCGGTGGTATTCCAGAGGAACTGCAAGGTGCGAAAAGATTGAGCTTTTTAAATATTAGTGGCAATCATTTTGATGGTCCATTCCCTGCTGTTGTTCATAGACTTGAGAGAATATCGGTTATCGATATGGGAAACAACAAACTCAGTGGAAAGATCCCTGAATTCATTGGAGACCTCAAAGACCTCCGAATTCTTTTGTTGGAATTCAACTCGTTCAATGGTTCAATTCCGGAAGAGATAAATGCATTAGAAAATCTGCAATTCATTGGCTTTTCTAATAATCAACTGTCTGGTCCAATCCCTGAAAAGCTATCTGGTTTAAAGACAATCATAAACAGGCCAAAGGATAGGAATCTTCTTGGGTTTATCATCTCACAACTGTACATTGGTGTTCAAGTGAACCTGGTCGCTAAGGGATTGTCAATGCAACTTGATATGGTTCGAACGTATAATAATGAACTGGATCTTTCATGCAACAATCTTACTGGAAATCTTCCATCGGAATTAGGCCATCTGCAAGGGCTTTATGCACTCAATCTCTCCCATAATCGTCTCTCTGGTAACATCCCAACCGCCATTGGAAACATAAGTCTTTTGGAATCTCTCGACCTGAGTTACAATAATCTAAGCGGAGAGATCCCCGTGTCATTGGCTTTGTTGGATCCACTCTCAACTTTAAACTTGGCACACAACAATCTGAGTGGCGAAATCCCGACAAGCCCACACTTTGATACGTTGAGCAGAGATGGGTTAGCATACATTGGCAACAAATTCTTGTGTGGAGCTCCCGATGGTATCCACTGCGACAGAGAAGATTTCCCAACGCCAGAATCATCTGAGTCTGAGCATAGCGAAGAACAATCTGGGGAGTGGAAAATGGTGCTCGCACTGGCATTTGCAGTGCTCGCACTGGCATTTGCAGGCTATGTAGTTGGTTTCTGGGGACTTTTCGGGGTTGTTTATTTGGTGAATGAGAAATGGAGGAAGGCTTATTGGGCAAGCGTTGACCGAATCGTAGATGGAATCATCAGATGCAGAAAAATCAGAGTATCATCTGTTAAACCAgtgattttctcttctttttatcTCTTTGTTTTCTAA